A window of Metopolophium dirhodum isolate CAU chromosome 6, ASM1992520v1, whole genome shotgun sequence genomic DNA:
cACAATGGGTGGTTGATTATAATcgttataaaaatcaaaaagagCGGGGAAAaaccattcatttattttacattcagAGGgtgtattcataatttatttaagcgGCGCTTCggcaatcattataatataatcagtaatCGCTATAATATTCGTATACAATCGTTTGCAGTGCGTTATATCTCCCATAACAAAGAATATagaaacaaaagtaaaaaaacacctacgtaataatatataagatgaacataatttataagacCTTTtatctagatttttttttattattttttttttttaaatcaatagatacaaatatgatatttttatatatcatattatatatttttttatatttttataatattacaccgaTGCGCGTTCGCACCTATAACACGTGTTTGACACTACAATatgtttatagatattatacgtgttttacgtacctaatactgaatgttatattttaattccatataGTTGTAAATACATAAACCAGAAGATTATTACTTTGTCCAgctataagtttttaaattccTTCAATAGTatataatccatttaatattatgtagtattcgTGCATAATACACGTcttggaacataataatatgaatatctatttttatcaatgataaattatgataatcgTACTATATACAGTATCTACCTATTAGCTATATCTCGGATGACAATCATTAGATAGCCGTTTCCTCATTTATCATACGACTATACGAGATAAAAGTGAAGTAGTTAGGCACTGTTAAACACTGCTACTCTGCTTTGTgaattacatcatattattataagacgaCGTGTTTACCTCTTATCTACTAAGTACTAactgttcataataatttagtttttttatttattactactgatattatagttttgtacgGGCTAATCGTATTTTGATATCGTCTGTTGTTTCAGCATCTTTCATCAGTAACATAAAATTGTTGAACGTCCGAATAGCCAACCATACGGTATTAGGCAGTAGTACAAAACTAGAGTGCATGTACGACCTAGAAGGAGAAAATTTGTATTCAGTCAAATGGTACAAGAACGGGGACGAGTTCTTCAGATATTTACCCAAAAGCAAACCAAAAATACAAGTTTTCGAAAAACAAGGCATTTATATTGACGTaagtaaaatcatattatagtaaaatgtaatttattattgttattattattatgtatcattaataatttattaagtgtgGCCATGTTGTGTGCGTATCAGCATAGGTTTTCAGCATTGGCATACAGGTATCTGTCTATAAAAGCTTCAATTATGTCATAACCCCTAAGctagaacttaaaaaaaaagcgTTCGTTGATCATCGCTTTGTGTTATTCTTATTAgttcgtttaaaataaatactgtggTTTTACTCATTAATAGTAAGATTGTATCGCTATTTTATGATCGTTTGTAgtggaaaataaatttaatacttgtAGTacctatgatattttaaaataatgttataaataataaatgtatagaaataaaaatatataagtaatcaaaaaataatcaaactgCTTATTATGTGTCTTATAAAGATTATTTAAGAACTAATTTCTTCTAAATTCTACtttttactaggtatataatttttttttattaaatatttctttgatAAAAAATCGAACATCTAAGGTTTTTCTAAAaacttttgttataatataatattatacctgatatattaataatgattacttaaattcataattttaagaaGGCATAAactctttttaataaaaatataaataggatacagtatttttatagaaagattttatactttaaaatatatgttaatataatgaaaagatgttttatgtaaaaatgtaaaataatataattgtaatgataaattaattaagtattttttatttaactatttcatTCGTTGGTATGAATTCCATATTAtcacattaatataaattaaatctaataatattataaactataggtatagttttatatcaaactattgattttacatataTTCAACAGAAGcaaacatttattattcttCACTATGAATTTGGGTGACTCTGGATCAAATTCCGAAATATATTACACGGTGGAAATACGAATATATTGCTCCCATTTCCTAAGGAATGGAACACGTGTGTTTTGAGGGAAAGGGAGTAATGGTTTGCGTATATGCGGTAAAACGACAAATTACTTAGGGTTGGCGTTCGAGTAATGAAATATTcaacagaaatatttttatatcacctAACGTTTAGGATccaaagtaaatataaatgtcaTATCATTATTGGGTCTATGACTCTGAAATGACTCAAACAAAATGACCTGGGCCAAATGGCAAATCGTGTTTTTGCATGTGTGCGCTTGATGAGGAATACTTCTCAAAGTTCCTTGGTATTTTAAGTGTAAGTAATATTCCAGTATACcgagtattatactattaatggAGATTTCGGGTAATTATTGTTTGATCAGTTTCATATTACCTAatgaaaactaatttaatatcatcGCGTCTCCTtagaaatttgaataaattgttaaaattttgattacaaaataaacaatggATGGAATGAATAAACTTTATAAAGTAAAACCAATTTTAAAGGTTGTTGGTATTCTACTGATTTTATGaaactacaaatattttacatcaataatattacttgTAAGTTATTAAGTAAATTCGTAATCATATGGTCtactaaataatgaatataacaatacatattgttaaaaatagaaggaattgttttattaatcatatagataacaaataaaaatgatttatgagtgtattatttgcttttaaatttatcataattcgtGGATTAGAATATTGGATACACACAAGACAAGATCaccaattaattacaattaaaatatgaagtgtataattaatatagttgatAGGAGACATTAGCatatgtacatttaatttatatcattttgaaaatgttctcaCATCCATATATACGTAATAAGTATACATCAAGgcattacactattatatattattaaatcaagcCCCATCAgtcataaactataaagtaaaatataaatataatttaaatatactatcaGTTTTgcttattattagaaataatatgcCTGAAATATACATCATGTATCCTTGATTTGTACTCAAAGATTATTCACGAAAATCACCACTTATTTATGATTGTTGACTTGTTGTTTCCGTAAATAGTAATATCAGAAGTCGGTTAACCAATTACAATTAAGTAATATGAGCTCATATATAATAGCAACaacctaattaataaatatttaaatacatggaagaaaattaaatgtttaatgtcgCTGTGATATGAATAAATGTGCTGAATGAATACAAAAATAGAcaacattgataaaaataaagagcatttttaatatctgtaaattgcaatattatgctaaaagttatattttttcttgatttagacaattttaataaaacgcataaaataaaatatcccaAAAGCTAATAATTAAACTTCTCCAACATGCGGGTATAAATGAAATTTTAGAAACACCAATATAGACAACATCAAACATTATACCTTACTTATAgcattgagtatagatagtatACTATCTATAGGTACTCAATGCTTATAGGCATgcgagtaataatattattttaccaattaaacgcgttttaaatatattttattttatatgaataaattttttttttatatctaaatatagGTTTCAGATGCATTTTTGGAAATCATTGCtagttgttattaatttatattacaaactaaataataaaatattggcgAGAGGACAGAGAAACTATTATAGTAACGGCGTGTTGTATAGGCAAATTAACAGCACGTGATATTATTTCGTCTCTAAACCAATTACAATTCAATCTCGTTTTCAGATCGATAAATCAAATTCAAACGAAGTCGTGCTCAAGTCTTTAGAGCTGTCAAGCAGTGGAACTTATAGGTGTGAAGTGTCGGCGGAGGCTCCGTCGTTCCAAACCGTATTCCAAGACAGAGATATGATTACAGTGGGTATGTTACAGTGAAAATTCGTTGTTATCATACACAACTgtctttaaacaaaaataacaataactacaaaaaaatgttatgaattgtTTTCGTGTTGCACGCGGTAATGCGCTAGCAGAAGGTCCACAGATCGCCGGTCTTCACCACGAATACAATGTCGGGGACACTGTAAACGCCAACTGTACGTCGAGTAAGATGCAATTCCACGCCCAGCTCATTTGGTACATTAACAAAGAAAAGGTATGTACGATAGAACGACTGCGCAGAATGAacgtataacatataataaatatgtattattatatgcacgTAACATTCTCATATAGAGTTATACACAAGGTACAGGGATCGAAGagctaaaaaatgtaaagaggCAAGAGAGAAATGAGTTTGTGAAACGTTGAAAATTATTGTCATgggaataatatgtatttactcaAAAATAATGTTGTTCGATTTTTATCTGTAAGCAATGAATATTCATTTCGACGTAACctctcaatattatatattatgttatccacATACGGTTTATATGTACACGCACACagaaagaatatttaaataactttattctgcaaaaaaaaaaaaaaacggtaatactgttttttttttttttattatgtgctTTTTCTTCTTCTAAACTCGCAAAAATATTACTTGATAAAACACGctcagataatataagaatttcaCGTTTTTGACAAAAGTCAAGTATAGATAAGTAGCGTTTCTGGCTCATATACTAACgagtcaatataaatattatataatgttgttcAGCACTCCCGATctcaacaatacaaaatatctaagagatttattatttactttccaGTTTCCAAGTAAGGTATTGTTTATAATGTAGTCGTTTGTTTTCGTATATCTAGCATTTAAATAGATTGTTCATTTGTTTCTAGCTTCTGGGTGTTTgaaaatctaattatacaaattgttaattaatagtatttacGAATAATAACCATTTTGAATGATgttctaattaaaatatgttgttttgaaactaaaagtatattaattaaataactaaacaacaatatttttttgtaatttcataaaatattataaatttataacactaAATGTTATTAGAGatatgtacttatattgttttatgtaaaacaattatttgacaatttagatgaatataataattataaatggaagATAATTGGTATGTTAACTAGGCCATGATGGGTATTCAATTATGAGTAATGACATAATTACATAGTATAGTAATAcagagtacctatattttgttttgaaagtaACAGCAacccatatttattttatcttgatTCAATCTTAAActattgttattcaaataatcattaaaagAAACTCAATAGTTgaggtatttaattaaatattatagttaacctTAATAACGAGTAGTgtaaaaataagatatattcaattaataaataaatattgtgaaatgtttttacaatggtgcgtacaaattatatcaaaaacaaaaattgaatacttaATGACGGCTGTTTGTAATTTTGTCGTAATTCACTAAAAATTTCGTATACGTTtaacacattataaaatatgtacaacataaTACGTTCGTGTTCACTATTaatgtatattcatattaatattaactcaacATACTACATACCTACATAGTGAAATACTATTAGAAACTAAACGTTTTATTAATagcttttttatatttcaatacctattttataaagttGTCATTCTCAATTATTACTTGTTTTGTCATTGAATGATAAACTGTTAATAAATATCGTGAAATTGATTATTGacgtaaacgataataatatacctagtttcAACAAATGCATAGAGTATAGACCGAAGCAATTTTATCGAAATCTATGATtctttctaaatatttattagttgacAGACTTTATTTCAATGTTATTGAATACTTTCAAGTTAAACGTATATAccatgaataattattgttcatagaaaagaaaaatcattatttcaaCTAAAATGTAGGTAATGAATAATATGAACGATAATAGCATAACATTTTCTCTCTTTCTTCATTGAAATAAATCGTAATTGTATTCGCTCAtctaatttaactttttttatatttttatttatggccATTCGAATTTCGGTTAAGGGAAGGAGTGACATGGGGCATATGTAATGCAATGTATGGTGCACTATAGTttggttaataatttaatattaatatttgatacgccatatgtttttaactaaaaagaataagaaatgaaaatcaattggcaaatattcaaataactaTAGATGTTTAATGAGAAAGCacaagattatttaaaaacatttttttaatttatttaggcCAACTCTACGGTTGTACAAGGACCGTACTACAAGGAGCACTTTACAGGTAGCGAACGACTTGTGACAACTGTACTTGGACTCAGCTTTAATGTGACCGATGGTCATTATAAGAGTGGTGAAATATATCTGAAATGTGTGGCTAGACTTCCTTCATTTTATTTACACTCAGATGAAAAAGTTGTTAAGTTCACCAAACGGCCTCCTACAGAATCAATAATTTCTAACCAAGTTCAACAGGCTAAAATACAAGGTAAATAcgaattatattaactataagcCTATGGACTATGAGTAACTATAGTGAATATTCACTCATAtttctatatacctattacctacctacagatCGTTTAAGTTTTGACACTGaatgtcattattataaaatgtaaatattactcGATTATCATATTGATTATTTACGACTTCAGTACTTTACGGCATGCCACCACCTTTACTGCCGAttcaattatgaatttttttgatTGCTCTTTTAcagttttcaatattgtaaaacgATGATaacgacgatataatataatgtcgatCAGATAAAGCATTGATACAATGACACGGCTGAAGGCCATTATTACGGTCGGCTAACTATCACTATTTGACGCCATGTCATAATTGTCATCGTCATTGTCGCTTtacaattgaaaattgtaatggGCAAGGACCCAGCGCGCGTAAAAAAATCCTTATTAAAGTAGGTGTAAATGCGGTCTCAGGAATCGGGAATTGTTCGTAATTTGTTTTATCAGTCTCCTGTAAGCTATATGCCGGGATTGGAGGTGAATAGTTATGAACTAGATGACTAAACATTATTGTCTGCAATTatagtgataataaaatattaattgaaggTGTGAAATTGAGAGAAAATGTttggtaataaaataagtaggtataaataatttaaattatataaattatattatagatctaaatacaaaaaataataatatatatataaacctaccCAATAataaacctaccaaacctacccaatataaaacctacagtgtcctccccacacccaatggcctatgttgccgcgggttacccaataaaaaaaaaaaaaaaaaaatatatatattataggttcctattatatagataaatttgACATTATCAATCGGTAGGTATATTGTTGGACAAATGTgatcaatttttattgaatgaGAATAATTTAGATCAGTTTAAGGCTTTAGTTATGTTTTACAACCTTTCCCATAATTGTTACATTCTTTCAAATTACCTGCACAGAGAATGTGGGGCACTATATGAGCTATAtgtatgttttacttttatgttTACTAGTCCTGCATTACTTTATATTACATTACTttaccgtacatattatattacacattacctATACAACtttatacgttttaataaaaGTGAAGTAAGTACGATCAGACGTAGTTCGGGTGACATACGGAAAAATGTCTTAGAACGATATCacgtattaactattaaattaagttatttaagatgcataaatgtaaatatgtgaGTGCTGTGCTgcatatatataagtataaatactattatggtAATATTACGCTTATGCCGAAAATGTGGAGTTAAGactagataggtatataaaaagtaaataagtgTATTAATGGTGTGTGAAACAACAGCTTATAATATAGGTGCATTTTTTTGTCTTAAATAAAActgcaaaatgtttttaaaaaaaataaatctgaaaattaacaaatatttaaattatttgatcgttaaaataaattgtatttatttcatatctatataataaatttcatgtctctagtatttttattttctgatattaattaaaattactaaaatctattttatttataacgtttatacctataactattatttttactatttttttcggTACAATTCATCGAAATACTATCTTAAGCTTAGATAAACTACTACACCTACAAATAAAAAAGGAGAAAACCGATCCATTGTAAAACTATAATGTATCCTCACTCCTctgagaatctaaaatataaatgaccTCCACAGATTtctaaagtttattaaaattgtacatagattccactcggaatctaaaatgataACGTAATGCAAGACTGCAAgagtaatatataagtaatataatacaagattataaAACAATGTCACGAATAAATGTGAAattctatgtaaaataatacccAACGGAGTTACCTATGCCAAGCATacacattttcaatttgatgGGTACACAATTTCTATAAACAAATTTCCGTTCAACCTGATTCCAAAAAAACACCTATACTTATAAGTCTCTaaagatttctaaaaaaatatagaaattaaattaagtgtTCGTGATTTGTATATAGTTTACCCTGCTTTGTACATATACGTAATTCGAATTAATTGAAATAGATAAATGCCTGTAATAGAATTGTATGTATCATCGTTTTTAGTTGTGGTGTTGGTTTATTACCGATATGTTGAAAGGGAAATCATTTACGGTATTTAGATACCGAAATATTAGCTGgcctacatatatattacataaatacagCTGGTAAAATGGTACATATAGCGAATCAGACCTAGGAAGTCGTAAGACTTCAAATTACTTAACCGCTGTCAAAActgtctaaataataatattatggctgtCGTCTTTATGCAGTAATATTTCTCATCATACGGagaacaacaatatatattaatcgtttttttttttttaaatataaataaataaatctctcTATTATCcagataaaaaagtattggaATTTTTATTTCCAAGAATATCATTGATGTGAcaacgaagaaaaaaaataaacaaatgacaGTTATGAGTCAAAAGAGGTGGTTGGCGAATGGAGTGAGCAAAGCCCCCTTAGTAATCAATAAAATAGtcgcaatatattttatattttatattattcaattgaatTACTGATATTCGGGCATCTCcctacatattatagtgttattgttgtcattaaaaatgtataagtcgcgtaaatatacctataacgtgaacaaataattatacaccaacttataatttatatacgtaatttatatgtaatttaggTACGACTGTGTGCTTGACCGATATTGTaagctattatatattatttaacttatattatactcaaacgtatattataatataaataaccattCAACCAACcagacatttaatattaatttattatttcacaaagaCTCGCAATATCAAGTGAATTAATCTGTAACGAATCTATATAAAGTATACATACCCGTTTACCGGTTTTCGGTGGTTATGGCTCCAGGCCCTATGGGTGTACACCTATGTATAGTCTGGGAAGATCGGTGCAAAGAGAAGAGATCAATCATGCTTTATTGGTCGGATAAAGCCGTAAAAAAAACGTAGACTAAAAAGGCGATTATTCTTCGTAATGGCGGAGAGCAATTACAAAATGCGTTTTTTTCCGTTGTTTCTATTATCCACAATGTAATTCCGCCAAACGCAAGTAAGTTTTTACACACACTCTTAATATATTGGATGAGGATTTCACGCCTAAAACCAACCACGTGTACAAACACTATAATAACGGTATTTGTTTCGTCACCCCAAAAAGAAAATGTAACAGTAGTACGCTACATATCACGGTTGATGCAACAATCTGATGCAATTTTCCAAATGTGTGAGAAACGgctaatatacagggtgattgaGCAAGCATGCTAAAAtcatctgctaaataatttacagtaaaaaagaggttctcattttaaaaacaaaagtttgttaTGTCACAGAGCTctatttaaatagtatacaaatCGAAGTAATTAGATAAACTTGAATAAATGCGTTGTTAACGTAAAATAGACTAATTggttggggggagggggtgagAGCATACTTGGAGTATGGAATATTGGGAGTCAAATGTATTTCAGAAAACttttgtacatatataattttaaagggGTCGTAAAAGAACATGTTTTAGGTGTAAGAAGATATAATTAAAcgacattaaaaaattaaagcaaTCGACGGAAAAattattagataggtaggtaggcacTGTAGACTTgcaagcaaggctgggcaagttaatcattttttttaactcagttaagttaagttaatatgcatcaataacaaaaagttaaaagttaaaagttaatttaactataggttaactcagttaagttaaaagtaaatacacactttttattaactttttattaagttaaaaaaaagttaatttgtctatacaacgctagcgtacttaatttttttccaacccaaaactaaattataggatatagtgtttatacttcacACAGTACTTCCTAATCCTAATCCTAATCCTTACtttataagttagattcgaacgatataaatttttaactttaaacaatttttgatatgaaaacgaaatagactgaaatagtgaaatattataaaaataaaaacaaaataaattaactgaacttacttcttaaaatgaaaaattaactcgttaatttcacgttaattaagaaagaaatttagtaagttaacagctAAGTTAGTGAATAGActaaagtaactagttaagttaaaaagttaaaataaaattaactttttaacttaactttaactttttaactcgttaatgcccagccttgcctgCAAGGGCCGTAAATTTTCAGCCCGGTCCGGTTCATAAATTTTATCCTCAAGCCCGGCCCGGCCTggtccaaaaaatattgtgaaaaaaaatataatattattatggtatataaatagctttattatacccaccaatcaatatattattttattcgttgtgattgtatctactatctagtagGTATCTATCCATAGAGTATATACCTGTACCAACATcggttttatcattattatttattattttaaattgtgattatttattgtagaagaaaaatccttaaaaagcccggtccaacccttgatttattattcaaagtCCAGCCCGGCCCGgcaaattgtacaaaaaaaacccAGGCCCGACCCTGAATAAAATTCCAAGACTTAAAAAAGCCCGGTCTAaccctttattttatttcaaaggcCCGGCCCGGTCCAATGTCACTACGGGCCGGGCTTTTTAAGAACCTATGATTGTGCAGTATGATGGTAATAAACGAATCGTTTGAATCAAAAAACATTCGAATTGTCTTGATATTCATCGTTGAATTTCAGCGGTGTATTCTCTTACTTTCagcaatattattgttagtaaaTAAGACGGAACGTTTTTATACAAAGTTCAATGAATGAAAATAGATAACATAAGATATTTCATATGCCTATAGAATAGACGACACGTTGTacgttacttatatatttatatttctgggGTTTTACTCGTTCTAGCAACAAAaccattaataatacaaatctgtAGCAAATTGCGATTTATAAGTACCTGCATATGTtaccattttacatttttaagtaaattaattctACACAAatcgtttgtttttaattttttttttttatttcagataaAACTTCAATCAGTGTACAAAACACACCGAACATTATTCATCTGGCATGTGTTTTGCTGTTCTGTCTGCGAAACAACAGAAATGTACAAGTTGCATACTAATTACGAagaaataaacacattatttgtaattgtattgttattgtaattctcaaaataatcgtagtttataataacattgtaatatattgtttatttcctacacatttttaatgtaactatatatagtgttataatatacgaaaaaaagttattcaatttatgtaacgagaacattttataatatgtaataatatattagttcatGAAAGTACTGTTATGAATAGGACTGTGAATTGAATGCACTATTACatcttaaaaaatgataaaatctcGAGAAAAAGTCAGTATAAAATGGTTTATAAGACGTATACGGCAtactataaacaattataattttaaaaatatgaaaatcaatcaaatataacatattattataaattaaagatattaataattaagtgcGACTTAATTAAGTACAGatcatatcaaatatttttggacgaaaattaaaaataattcacaaaatgtGTGCTAAAACTAAAAAGCTTTAATTAACGGAAacggaaatattattaaaaatattgaaaaagtaagaaaaaatttcaaaaatttcaaaaatttcaaaaaaatgcaaaataaaagtttaaatattgaattcgttagtatacctaggtacctatacaggtaataatacatttatttacagaTTCATAGccctacttataaattataatacgcaaAACGCTATTATATCCAagtatttaatgtaaataactTCAACAATCGAATATCCCCCAACTggagtaagtataggtaccgtTATAAGTCAGTAAATTACGTCATCTGCATGGATGGGAAATATGAATGCGTTAAATAACTACTGTTATAAAATTTGGAACCTTATAATATGTTAGAACAATACCCGGAAATGCATTAAACTCAATATTCACAGTCCCACCCTTCGATTTATTTTGGTTCTACATTGTGTTAGCCATTACTAGTGTCTTCAATCgcaacttaaatataatacaattaataaccaataatacattatacttacataCATGGGCGCCCATTGTGGGGGAGGGTGTAAGGCAGAGCACTCCGCTccccttgaaaaaaaaaataatatgaacttataatttaataaatacctaataacatGACAGCATGAagtaaattgtttttcgtaATCACTATTAGGATATGAAATAAACATTGAAATAACATTAaagctttatttattttacatttgagaaatttttttcattttgcatTCCCCCTCCTAAAATGTTACCTATAATCAgccatacatatattataataaaataaaacaacatacctattgttacttgttagtctcaacgtttatatttttattaggtggGTAGGTACTTTGTTACCAGCCAATCGta
This region includes:
- the LOC132947857 gene encoding uncharacterized protein LOC132947857; translation: MYDLEGENLYSVKWYKNGDEFFRYLPKSKPKIQVFEKQGIYIDIDKSNSNEVVLKSLELSSSGTYRCEVSAEAPSFQTVFQDRDMITVAEGPQIAGLHHEYNVGDTVNANCTSSKMQFHAQLIWYINKEKANSTVVQGPYYKEHFTGSERLVTTVLGLSFNVTDGHYKSGEIYLKCVARLPSFYLHSDEKVVKFTKRPPTESIISNQVQQAKIQDKTSISVQNTPNIIHLACVLLFCLRNNRNVQVAY